The sequence below is a genomic window from Thioclava nitratireducens.
CAGGCGCACTTTACGCTCATTATCAGAGCTTCATTAATCCCGATGTATTCGGTGTCGCTCAGTCGCTCGATGCGATTTTGGCCGTGATCATGGGAGGTTCTGGAACGATTGCTGGACCCGCCATTGGCGCATTCATCGTCGTTTTCCTGCCCGAGGTTCTGCGGTTCGCCGACAGCTTCCGATTAATCCTTTACGGCCTGATCCTGGTGCTGGCGACGATCTTCATGCCGCGCGGAATCGTGGGTCTCTCCAGTGATCTTTTCGATAGGCTTACGCGCCGGGTGCAGAAATGACCGGCGCTGAGCTAGAAGATTATCTGTCTCGGATTCGTTCCTTCGCTCGCGAAAGGGTCACCCCTGCTGCTGCGGGGTGGGCCCAAGGGCGCGTTGTTTCCATGGACATGTTCCGCAAAGCGTCGGAGCTTGGCCTGACCGGGTTAGAAGTGACCGTAAAGCTCGGCGGATCCGGACTCGGCTACGCCATGAAGGCCAAAGTATGCGAGACCTTAGCCGCTGCAGATTTCGGCTTCGCGATGTCGCTCGTGAATACTCACAACGTTGCCCTGAAACTTTCGCAGTGCGCGAGCGATGCCGTGCAGAAACGATATATTCCCGGGCTCCTCAACGGCGAGTTATCGGGCTGCACCGCGCTCACGGAACATAGCTCGGGCTCCGATTTCGGTGCGATCTCGATGCGCGCTGTGCGGTCCGAAGGCGGTTGGACGCTAAACGGTGAAAAAATCTGGATAACCAACGCCCGTCATGCGTCGGTGGCGATCGTCTATGCGCAATGTGGCGACATCGGAGCGCGTGACGGGATCGCGGCGTTTGTCGTTGATCTGAATGCCGAGGGAAGTGTTCGAAGATCCAGAGACGCGGGCTTTTCTCTAACAAGTGCTGGCATCGGCGATTTCAGCTTATCCGATGTTTTTGTGCCAGACGATCATCTCCTTCTCGCTCCGGGCACAGCATTCAAATCTATCCTGACCGAGATCAATGGTGCCCGCACCTACGTGGCCGCGATGTGCTGCGGGATGTTGGATGCCGCCCTAGATGAGGCATCTTCCTATGGGCAGGCGCGCAGAAGCTTCGGTAAGTCTTTGGCCGAGCACCAAGGCTGGCGGTTCGCACTGGCTCAGGCTGAAGTAGATTTAGCAGCCTCCTGCGCACTCGTAACGGCGGCTATTGCCCAAATCGAAGGCGGTTCGGATGCGCAACTATTGTCGGCACAAGCAAAAATCCACGCGGTGCAGACATGTCAGCGGCATCTTGCGACTGCGCTGCACGCCATGGGCGCGGAAGGTCTTCGGCAAGAGCACTGCGTAACGCGGCACATCGGCGCGGCACAGATCGCGGCGCTCGTAGATGGGACGACAGAGATGCTGTTGGAGCGCGTGGCAAAGCTTGCCCGACCAGCGTCTCAGTAAAAAAAGGAACGACTTCTATGCAAGTATTTCAGATCGAAGGCGACTGGGGGTTTGAAAACCTCAAGCTAAGCACACGCCCGGAACCGGTCGCGGGCAGAGGGCAGGTCCTCGTGGCGATGCGCATGGCCGCGCTCAACGCCCGTGATCTTATCGTTCCAGCACGCGGTTATGGACGCGCGACGGGTGAGTTGCCGCTAATTCCAGTTTCCGATGGAGTTGGGGAGGTTGTTGCGACCGGCGAAGGGGTGACGCGTGTTGCTGTAGGTGACCGGGTTTGTCCCACGTATTTTCAGAACTGGGTGAGTGGCGAACCCAGTTCCACGCGCTTCTCTTCGGCGCTTGGGGGGCCGCTTGATGGTGTCATGACAGAGTTGATGTGCCTTGATCAGAACGGGGTCGTTAAAGTTCCAAGCTACTTATCTGACGCCGAAGCGGCGACTTTGCCGTGCGCAGCCCTCACGGCGTGGAGCGCGATTGCTACTTACGGTCAAACGCGCGCCGGCGAGCAGGTGTTGATCCAAGGGACGGGTGGGGTGGCATTGTTTGCACTAGCTTTCGCCAAGCTGCATGGGGCGCATGTCACGGTGATTTCTTCAAGCGACGAAAAACTTGAAACGGTTCGCGCTATGGGGGCAGACGCCACTATCAACTACCGTGAGATACCCGATTGGGCGCGCGCCAGTCGTGAAATTACGAGAGAGAATGGAGGCTTCGACAAGATCATTGAACTGGGTGGCGAGGCGACTTTTCCACTTTCACTACGTGCCATCCGACCGGGTGGAACGATATCGATGATCGGAGTGCTTTCAGGTCTCAAGCTTGAGGCGTCGCTTGGGCCGATCGTGGCACGTCAAATCCGTTTGCAGGGAGTTACCGTCGGACATCGAGATGGCTTCGAAGCCATGCTCAGAGCTATGTCGCAGCACGAGGTGAAACCCGTTTTAGGAGATCGTTTCGCGTTCAAAGATCTGAAGGCCGCGATGGCGCATCTGCGCGAAGGTGACAGTCTCGGAAAAACTCTGATCGAGTTCGGAAAATGAACACGCAAGGCAACATCTTTCACCCCCGTTTCTTTGCAGAACGGGAACCTGAACGTCTTGCCTACGTGATGTGCGATACGGGAGAAGCGGTCACATTCGCCCAGTTGGAGGCACGCGCAAATCAGGGCGCAAATCTTTTTCGGGAGCGAGGGCTTAAAACTGGCGATCACATTGTGATTGTCATGGAAAATAGGCGTGAATTCATGGAGTTGTGCTTCGCAGCTGATCGCGCCGGATTGTATTATACAACCGCCAGTACTCACCTAACTGTCGACGAGATCACCTACATAATTACGGATTGCGGCGCAAAACTGGTCGTCACTTCAGAGAAGTTTCCCGAGCTTGTTGAGCGGTTGGAATCCGCGCTTTCTTCTGACATCGAACTCTATTCGGTCGGCGCTCAAAAGGATGCTCTTGACTGGCAAGAAGCGGTAGCGCGGCAGCCGGTAACTCCGGTTTCGGACGAGTGCCAAGGGCTTGATATGCTCTATTCCTCCGGGACAACCGGGCGTCCGAAAGGCATCAAATGGCCCTTGGTTGTTCAAGATCCCGGCGGACACACGATGCTTCTGGATCTGCTGACGTCACTTTTCGGATACGACGCGCATACGCGCTATTTGTGTCCTGCGCCCCTCTATCACGCCGCGCCGTTGCGCCACACGATGGTAACAATCAAAATGGGCGGAACTTGCTATATCATGGGCAAGTTCGATGCGGAGAGGGCGCTGAGGATCATTGAACGCGAGCAGATCACCCATAGCCAATGGGTGCCGACAATGTTCGTGCGGATGCTCAAGTTGGAACGTGAGGTGCGTGATCGTTACGATATTTCTTCGATGGTCATGGCGGTGCATGCGGCAGCCCCATGCCCTGCCAGTGTCAAACATGAGATGATCAAATGGTGGGGGCCAATAGTTCACGAATATTACGCCGGAACCGAAAACAACGGCTTCACCGCCATCACCACCTCAGAATGGCTCGAGCACGAAGGGTCAGTCGGGCAGGCGAAACTCGGTATCCTTCATATCTGCGACGAGCAGGGCGAAGAAGTTCCAGTTGGCACGGAGGGCGAAATCTTTTTCGAGAATGGGCACCAATTCGAATATCACAATGATCCAGTTAAGACCGCAGCCAGCAAGAATGCCCGAGGCTGGACCAGTCTGGGTGATATCGGTCGTGTGGATGAAGAAGGATACTTATATCTGACTGATCGCAAGTCCTTCGTGATCATCTCCGGCGGCGTCAATATTTACCCACAAGAGACGGAAAATGTATTGCTCGATCACCCGGCTGTTCTGGATGTTGCCGTGATCGGGGTTCCCAATGAAGACTTTGGTGAAGAGGTGAAGGCCGTCGTTCAGCTGACTTCTGGAGAGACCCCCTCGGCGGCGCTTTGCAAGACGCTGATGGAATATTGTTCTGCGCGGCTTTCTCCGGTGAAATGCCCTCGAAGTATTGATTTCCGGGCTGAATTGCCGAGAACTGCCACTGGGAAGTTGTTCAAGCGGAAGTTGCGTGATGAGTATTGGCCCGAAGCGACCAAAGCGTGAGGCGACAAGTGTTTAACCAAATCGGGGAGTGCTCGGTTCGGGACATCCAGAGACATTTCGATTCTTTACATTTCAATAGCTTGAGAGTGGTCCAGCGTGCTCAATCAACAGCATGCGATTTCGCGACGCAAGAACCTATAGGCCGTGAAGATGCCTGGTCGCATGTAGGAACGGGCAAGCTCGAAAAAGTAGACCGCCCCTGACGATGTTATCGCGGCGCCTTTCGACAGCCGTGCTGAGATTTAGGAAGGCACCATTGTGATAGATGATATGCCGCAATTTCTCGCAGAGCTTTTGACCTGCCCCCCGCGGGATCCCTCAACGTAGTGTAGAGTCTGCGCCAACTCTGAAGGAGCAGACGAATGCGAAAAAGCCGTTTCACCGAGGCGCAGATTATTGGGATGATCAAGGAGCAGGAGGCAGGCATGCCGACAGCTGATGTGTGCCGCAGGCATGGCCTCAGCCCGGCGACCTTTTACAAGTTCAAGGCCAAGTATGGTGGCATGGAGCTCTCCGAGGCAGCCAGGCTGAAGGCGCTCGAAGACGAAAACGCCAAGCTCAAACGTCTGTTGGCCGACACCATGCTCGACAACGTGGTTCTGAAGGATCTGCTGGGAAAGAACTGACGACATTGACCAGGCGGCGAGAGGCGGCGCTCAGGGCGATGCGGGATCATGACATCTCGCAGCGTCGGGCCTGCCAGCTTGTCGGTGTCGACCCCAAGACGGTCCGGCGCACACGCCCGCCGGACTGCCCCGAGATCCGCGAGGAGATGAAGGAGATCGCCGGGAAGCGGCGCCGGTTTGGCTATCGCCGGATCGGCATCCTGCTTGAGCGCAAGGGCATGACCATGAACCACAAGAAGCTGTATCGGCTCTATCGCGAGGAAGGGCTATCGGTGAAGCGACGGCGTGGACGCAAGCGGGCTCGCGGGTCACGCACGCCGATGCCTGCGGCGGCGCATCCCAATGCGCGCTGGTCGCTCGACTTCCTGGCGGACAGCTTCGGCGCCTCGCGCAAGTTCCGTATTTTGGCCGTGATCGACGATTGTTGCAGAGAGAACCTGTGCCTGGTCGCCGATACCAGTATATCGGGCAAGCGTGTTGCCCGTGAACTCGATGCGCTGGTGCGGATCTACGGAAAGCCTGCTTGCATTGTCAGCGACAACGGGACGGAGTTCACCAGCCGGGCCATCCTGAGATGGGCCGACCAGAACGCCATTCCCTGGCACTACATCGACCCCGGCAAGCCGCAGCAGAACGCGTTCATCGAGTCCTTCAACGGAAGCCTGCGCGACGAATTATTAAACGAGGAGATCTTCGACACACTGGACGATGCCCGGCGCAAGTTGGCGCTCTGGCGCTACGACTACAACGCCGTCAGACCGCACTCGTCTCTGGGAAACCAGACGCCGCTCGAAGCGCGCCGGACGCTTGAGCAATTTGAGGGCTCCGCGCCCGGCGCGCTTGCCCACAACAACCGATCCGACTACCAATCTCAAACCTGCAGACTCTCGTTATGAACGAGGGCCCCAAGGGGGCAGGTCACGCGCAC
It includes:
- a CDS encoding acyl-CoA dehydrogenase family protein — encoded protein: MTGAELEDYLSRIRSFARERVTPAAAGWAQGRVVSMDMFRKASELGLTGLEVTVKLGGSGLGYAMKAKVCETLAAADFGFAMSLVNTHNVALKLSQCASDAVQKRYIPGLLNGELSGCTALTEHSSGSDFGAISMRAVRSEGGWTLNGEKIWITNARHASVAIVYAQCGDIGARDGIAAFVVDLNAEGSVRRSRDAGFSLTSAGIGDFSLSDVFVPDDHLLLAPGTAFKSILTEINGARTYVAAMCCGMLDAALDEASSYGQARRSFGKSLAEHQGWRFALAQAEVDLAASCALVTAAIAQIEGGSDAQLLSAQAKIHAVQTCQRHLATALHAMGAEGLRQEHCVTRHIGAAQIAALVDGTTEMLLERVAKLARPASQ
- a CDS encoding zinc-dependent alcohol dehydrogenase family protein, producing MQVFQIEGDWGFENLKLSTRPEPVAGRGQVLVAMRMAALNARDLIVPARGYGRATGELPLIPVSDGVGEVVATGEGVTRVAVGDRVCPTYFQNWVSGEPSSTRFSSALGGPLDGVMTELMCLDQNGVVKVPSYLSDAEAATLPCAALTAWSAIATYGQTRAGEQVLIQGTGGVALFALAFAKLHGAHVTVISSSDEKLETVRAMGADATINYREIPDWARASREITRENGGFDKIIELGGEATFPLSLRAIRPGGTISMIGVLSGLKLEASLGPIVARQIRLQGVTVGHRDGFEAMLRAMSQHEVKPVLGDRFAFKDLKAAMAHLREGDSLGKTLIEFGK
- a CDS encoding AMP-binding protein → MNTQGNIFHPRFFAEREPERLAYVMCDTGEAVTFAQLEARANQGANLFRERGLKTGDHIVIVMENRREFMELCFAADRAGLYYTTASTHLTVDEITYIITDCGAKLVVTSEKFPELVERLESALSSDIELYSVGAQKDALDWQEAVARQPVTPVSDECQGLDMLYSSGTTGRPKGIKWPLVVQDPGGHTMLLDLLTSLFGYDAHTRYLCPAPLYHAAPLRHTMVTIKMGGTCYIMGKFDAERALRIIEREQITHSQWVPTMFVRMLKLEREVRDRYDISSMVMAVHAAAPCPASVKHEMIKWWGPIVHEYYAGTENNGFTAITTSEWLEHEGSVGQAKLGILHICDEQGEEVPVGTEGEIFFENGHQFEYHNDPVKTAASKNARGWTSLGDIGRVDEEGYLYLTDRKSFVIISGGVNIYPQETENVLLDHPAVLDVAVIGVPNEDFGEEVKAVVQLTSGETPSAALCKTLMEYCSARLSPVKCPRSIDFRAELPRTATGKLFKRKLRDEYWPEATKA
- a CDS encoding IS3 family transposase (programmed frameshift), with the translated sequence MRKSRFTEAQIIGMIKEQEAGMPTADVCRRHGLSPATFYKFKAKYGGMELSEAARLKALEDENAKLKRLLADTMLDNVVLKDLPGKELTTLTRRREAALRAMRDHDISQRRACQLVGVDPKTVRRTRPPDCPEIREEMKEIAGKRRRFGYRRIGILLERKGMTMNHKKLYRLYREEGLSVKRRRGRKRARGSRTPMPAAAHPNARWSLDFLADSFGASRKFRILAVIDDCCRENLCLVADTSISGKRVARELDALVRIYGKPACIVSDNGTEFTSRAILRWADQNAIPWHYIDPGKPQQNAFIESFNGSLRDELLNEEIFDTLDDARRKLALWRYDYNAVRPHSSLGNQTPLEARRTLEQFEGSAPGALAHNNRSDYQSQTCRLSL